Proteins encoded together in one Sinorhizobium meliloti window:
- a CDS encoding NAD(P)H-dependent glycerol-3-phosphate dehydrogenase: MSGKSKSAQKIVVVGAGAFGTALSAVAAAKDKANVTLLARREEAAAQCRRTGRNDAVLPGIPLPPRLVYSSQTAALEDADVVLFAMPSQAHRDAARSYGAAIGARAIVVTCAKGMEQSTGRLLTDVLEEELPGRRVGVLSGPGFAADIARGLPTAMVIAAPDTAIATELAEALSGRTFRLYPSADRTGVQLGGALKNVLAIACGIVEGAGLGDSARAALISRGLAEMSRFIVARGGEADTVRGLSGLGDLVLTATSHQSRNLRFGIALGKDGRAAAGSELVEGAFAASVAARVAGGLGIEMPVTEAVAAIVDGKLDVRSALEQLMSRPITHE; encoded by the coding sequence ATGAGCGGCAAATCGAAGAGCGCGCAAAAAATCGTGGTCGTCGGGGCGGGCGCCTTCGGAACGGCGCTTTCGGCCGTCGCGGCAGCGAAGGACAAGGCGAATGTCACTCTGCTTGCCCGGCGGGAGGAGGCGGCCGCGCAGTGTCGCCGTACCGGGCGGAATGACGCCGTTCTCCCGGGAATTCCGCTTCCCCCGCGCCTTGTCTATTCTTCACAGACGGCCGCGCTCGAAGACGCCGACGTCGTGCTTTTTGCGATGCCTTCGCAAGCGCATCGGGACGCGGCGCGGAGCTACGGTGCCGCGATCGGCGCCAGGGCGATCGTCGTCACCTGCGCCAAGGGCATGGAGCAATCGACCGGCCGACTCCTCACCGACGTTCTCGAAGAGGAGTTGCCGGGCCGCCGCGTCGGGGTGCTTTCCGGCCCGGGCTTTGCCGCCGATATCGCTCGCGGCCTGCCGACCGCCATGGTGATCGCCGCCCCCGATACCGCGATCGCGACGGAGCTTGCGGAGGCGCTTTCCGGGCGGACGTTCCGGCTTTATCCCTCGGCGGACCGCACCGGCGTTCAGCTTGGCGGGGCGCTCAAGAACGTGCTGGCGATCGCCTGCGGCATCGTCGAAGGCGCCGGCCTCGGCGACTCGGCCCGCGCTGCGCTGATCTCGCGCGGACTTGCGGAAATGTCGCGCTTCATCGTCGCGAGGGGCGGCGAGGCGGACACTGTGCGCGGCCTTTCGGGATTGGGTGACCTCGTGCTGACCGCGACGAGCCACCAGTCGCGCAACCTGCGCTTCGGCATAGCCCTCGGTAAAGACGGCCGGGCTGCCGCCGGCAGCGAGTTGGTGGAGGGCGCTTTTGCCGCATCCGTCGCCGCCCGCGTGGCGGGCGGACTCGGCATCGAGATGCCGGTCACCGAGGCCGTCGCAGCCATCGTCGACGGAAAGCTGGATGTCCGCTCGGCTCTCGAACAACTGATGTCCAGACCGATCACCCACGAATGA